ACCCCTGATGGCTGGTTCTGTGTCGATCAATCGGTAGAGGGTGAGACCCATAAGTTTTATCCTTCCATCAAGGATAAGGGAGTTCCCACTTCCTTAGGAGTCAGTTACGGTATTCATTCTGTAACTGACCACAACGTGGTCATGTGGGTCAAAACCCAACAGTCTTCACTTCTAGTTTAAAGTTCCTGAAATGAAGCAACCATTCCCATTGATTCAGAAGGAACTTGCTATTAGGAAtgtttttttcctattttttcaGACATAAACATGGGGTTGCCCATTGTTTCATTTCAGGAGATTATGAAATGAATACAACCAAGAATGTCAGAAGGAGAACTTGTACAGCATGGAGTGTTTGTAGGTCTTTCCAGCATTCACAATGTGAGATGGCAACTTTGGATGGTTCACTGCATCTGGGAACCCTTGTGTCTCAAGGCACAGACCATAGATGTGGCCCATAGATGTGGCCACCCTTTCCCTTGATGTCGTAAAAATTGTTGCCAGTGTAGAACTGCATTCCTGGTTGGCTGGTTTACAGCTCAAGCACCCTCCCTGAGCCACCATCCTTCACCATGGCCGCCTTCTTCATTCCGTCACCATCCGCTGTCGTAGTCATTCCTTCCTTGATGCGGCTTTCTACCGTCATGGGCTGGAGGAAATCATATGGGGTCCCTGAAACAGATGCCATTGCAC
This window of the Phoenix dactylifera cultivar Barhee BC4 unplaced genomic scaffold, palm_55x_up_171113_PBpolish2nd_filt_p 001353F, whole genome shotgun sequence genome carries:
- the LOC120108481 gene encoding galactose mutarotase-like, whose translation is MAVAQSYSTVSRSLHLKLHAVNDALIPTGAMASVSGTPYDFLQPMTVESRIKEGMTTTADGDGMKKAAMVKDGGSGRVLELERVATSMGHIYGLCLETQGFPDAVNHPKLPSHIVNAGKTYKHSMLYKFSF